One genomic region from Reichenbachiella ulvae encodes:
- a CDS encoding uracil-DNA glycosylase family protein — MDSLLAEIKNCTLCQAHLQHGVNPVLSAHATSKVAIIGQAPGSVVHQSGIPWDDKSGERLRDWLGVKEEEFYNPQLFALIPMGFCYPGKGKSGDLPPRPECAVKWHEALMSQMNDLELILLIGSYAQKYYLGEKAKGTLTATVRNFNDYLPKHLPLPHPSPRNNIWLKKNPWFTDELLPSLKARVKLYL, encoded by the coding sequence ATGGATTCATTGTTAGCTGAAATTAAGAATTGCACGCTTTGCCAGGCCCATCTGCAGCATGGTGTCAATCCAGTATTGTCGGCACATGCCACGAGCAAGGTGGCAATAATCGGACAGGCCCCTGGTAGTGTCGTGCATCAATCCGGCATTCCCTGGGATGATAAGAGTGGAGAGAGGCTCAGAGATTGGTTAGGAGTGAAGGAGGAGGAATTTTACAACCCTCAATTATTTGCCTTGATCCCTATGGGCTTTTGCTATCCCGGAAAGGGGAAAAGTGGAGACCTGCCACCCAGGCCTGAGTGTGCGGTCAAATGGCACGAGGCACTGATGAGTCAAATGAATGATCTGGAACTCATACTGCTGATAGGGAGCTATGCGCAAAAGTATTACCTGGGAGAGAAAGCCAAAGGCACCCTGACAGCTACCGTCAGGAATTTCAATGACTATTTACCGAAACACCTGCCATTGCCTCACCCTTCGCCCCGAAATAACATCTGGCTGAAGAAAAATCCCTGGTTCACAGATGAGCTTCTGCCCTCACTCAAAGCCAGGGTGAAGCTGTATCTGTGA
- a CDS encoding type 1 glutamine amidotransferase domain-containing protein, giving the protein MSRFKIILKRSLVTILGLVLIVFLFGYWFFSLIPAPDKENNIRLSQVQSIPYLNENPVEYRGRILAVVTSAGTMGSSGKPTGYELTELSRAYYVFQANGWEVDVASPKGGEPPVIIDDEDMGIYDYAFLNDAAAQYKIRHTLAMSDVEPSRYDAIYFAGGKGAMYDFPDNPHIQSVVKAFDQSGKVMGAVCHGPAALVNVRLEGGRSMLADRKVCGFTNEEELFLIPDAQTIFPFLLEDKLADCGAHFQEGQMYLENVVQDQNLITGQNPWSTWTMAETMVKALGYPPKSRIKTPEENTIQVLGIFHTQGYESAKSRISTMMHEGRALDRTLLAMHSIVAAMQWDLVKTIKLIALLKHAKDEFEQ; this is encoded by the coding sequence ATGTCACGATTTAAAATAATCTTGAAAAGATCTCTTGTCACCATCCTTGGATTGGTTCTGATAGTTTTCCTATTTGGATATTGGTTCTTCAGTTTGATTCCAGCACCTGACAAAGAAAATAATATAAGACTGTCGCAGGTTCAATCAATTCCTTACTTGAATGAAAACCCTGTGGAATATCGAGGTAGGATTTTGGCAGTGGTGACCAGCGCAGGTACGATGGGGTCAAGTGGGAAACCTACTGGCTATGAACTCACCGAGTTATCCCGTGCCTATTATGTGTTTCAGGCCAATGGTTGGGAGGTGGATGTGGCAAGTCCAAAAGGAGGAGAGCCACCCGTGATCATCGACGATGAGGATATGGGTATCTACGACTATGCCTTTCTTAATGATGCAGCGGCCCAATATAAGATACGACACACGCTAGCGATGTCCGATGTGGAACCCTCTCGATATGATGCCATTTATTTTGCCGGAGGCAAAGGGGCCATGTATGACTTTCCGGACAATCCTCATATTCAATCTGTGGTCAAAGCATTTGATCAGTCAGGCAAAGTGATGGGTGCTGTGTGCCATGGACCCGCGGCACTGGTTAATGTCAGGTTGGAGGGTGGTCGGTCCATGTTGGCGGACAGGAAGGTCTGCGGTTTCACCAATGAAGAGGAGTTGTTTCTCATCCCGGATGCCCAGACCATTTTTCCCTTTCTGCTGGAAGATAAGTTGGCGGATTGTGGGGCCCACTTTCAGGAGGGGCAGATGTATCTGGAAAATGTAGTGCAGGATCAAAACCTGATCACAGGCCAAAACCCCTGGTCCACCTGGACAATGGCCGAAACAATGGTCAAAGCCTTGGGCTACCCACCTAAATCTCGAATCAAAACGCCAGAAGAAAACACCATACAGGTATTGGGGATCTTTCATACACAGGGTTATGAATCGGCTAAAAGCCGGATTTCTACAATGATGCATGAGGGTAGAGCATTGGATCGAACTTTACTCGCCATGCATAGTATCGTAGCGGCTATGCAATGGGACCTGGTCAAAACAATCAAGCTGATAGCCTTATTAAAACATGCAAAAGACGAATTTGAGCAATAA
- a CDS encoding S41 family peptidase — protein sequence MNVNGQASSIDVFEELWSEFEQQYAGFEIRGIDWDKLYDTYRLQINEHSDPENLFEVCCELLQELQDSHVNLIDKTGSQVNRCNSNDFPNSTSILREYSEYDFYNIVDGTLYSNGFAPLKKRQVIEYSKSDSIGYIRISKMSENSKGLNQALDELRDTKGIILDIRLNPGGNDQYLYQIAGRFADKKRIGHYKKDRIKGTNNFSKAKAWHLKPNGKYQYNKPILILTSDFTASAAEIFVLAMKELPYVRTIGGVTNGATSHMKPIKLSNGWVVTLSNQIAYSAKMKNYEGKGIEPDIVLKNNVEGDTDVVLVRAINELNKAQITSSKNP from the coding sequence ATGAACGTAAACGGACAAGCTAGCTCTATTGATGTTTTTGAAGAACTGTGGTCAGAGTTTGAACAGCAATATGCTGGTTTTGAAATAAGGGGTATAGACTGGGATAAGCTCTATGATACCTACAGATTACAAATTAACGAACATTCTGATCCTGAAAATCTGTTTGAGGTATGCTGCGAGTTACTTCAAGAACTTCAAGATTCTCATGTTAATCTAATAGATAAAACTGGAAGCCAAGTAAACCGATGTAATTCTAATGATTTCCCAAATTCTACTAGTATTCTAAGGGAGTATTCTGAATATGACTTTTATAATATTGTCGACGGTACTTTGTATAGCAATGGGTTTGCACCTTTAAAAAAACGGCAAGTCATTGAATACTCTAAATCAGATAGCATAGGGTACATTAGGATTTCCAAGATGTCAGAAAACTCAAAAGGGTTAAATCAAGCCCTTGATGAATTAAGGGATACTAAAGGAATTATTCTTGATATTAGACTTAACCCAGGAGGTAATGATCAATATCTATATCAAATAGCGGGTCGATTTGCAGACAAGAAAAGAATAGGACATTATAAAAAAGATAGAATTAAAGGGACAAATAATTTTAGTAAAGCCAAGGCTTGGCACTTAAAGCCCAATGGCAAATACCAATACAATAAACCTATTTTAATTCTTACAAGTGACTTCACTGCTAGTGCCGCCGAGATATTCGTACTGGCAATGAAAGAACTTCCATATGTCAGAACGATTGGTGGGGTCACCAATGGGGCTACTTCTCATATGAAACCAATTAAGTTGAGTAATGGATGGGTAGTTACACTATCCAATCAAATAGCCTATTCCGCTAAAATGAAAAATTATGAAGGAAAAGGAATTGAGCCTGATATTGTCCTTAAGAACAATGTTGAAGGTGATACGGATGTCGTATTGGTAAGAGCAATTAATGAATTGAATAAAGCCCAGATAACAAGCTCTAAAAATCCATAG
- a CDS encoding serine hydrolase domain-containing protein gives MFRKITLGFTFSLLFFQLYSQNEFNSLNEQLSIYEANKDFNGVILIASEDQIIFSRSVGYADIKNDIKLDLSTPMHLASNTKAFTNMGIMILAERGLLDYDDRVVNYLPGFPYPNVTIRHLMTMTSGLKRLYNKDLDKDGFITNNEILEYLSKKKPKLSFSPGDQFQSSVVGFCILAEVISEVAKKDYIEFMKEEIFQPLQMSDAFIVSKENLDKFRAISYNDKFEEEEWFLGSYIGGVGIYASANDMLKWGQSFYSTKLISNETLNKAYEKHHYNNGEESHISLGGWMYWKGYDNLIFKNGEWVANQSLLWRDLDRKTTIIILNNRKSKISKFEMMDLILPILGYDLGKS, from the coding sequence ATGTTCAGGAAAATAACCCTTGGTTTTACTTTCTCACTTCTCTTTTTTCAATTGTACTCTCAAAATGAGTTTAACTCTTTGAACGAGCAATTAAGTATTTATGAAGCAAACAAAGATTTCAACGGAGTTATTCTAATAGCTAGTGAGGATCAAATCATTTTTAGTAGAAGTGTAGGTTATGCAGATATAAAAAACGATATCAAATTGGATCTTAGTACCCCCATGCACCTTGCATCAAATACGAAAGCATTTACGAATATGGGGATTATGATTCTTGCTGAAAGAGGCTTGCTGGACTATGATGATAGGGTTGTGAATTATTTGCCAGGCTTTCCTTATCCCAATGTAACTATCAGACACCTCATGACAATGACAAGTGGGCTAAAGAGACTATATAACAAAGACCTGGACAAGGATGGATTTATCACCAATAATGAGATTTTAGAATATTTATCGAAGAAAAAACCAAAGCTCTCTTTCTCGCCGGGCGATCAGTTTCAGTCTAGTGTGGTAGGGTTTTGCATCCTTGCTGAAGTAATCTCAGAAGTGGCGAAGAAGGATTATATCGAGTTTATGAAGGAGGAAATATTTCAACCCTTGCAAATGTCTGACGCATTTATAGTCAGTAAAGAAAACCTGGATAAGTTCAGGGCCATCAGCTACAATGACAAGTTTGAGGAGGAGGAGTGGTTTTTAGGTTCTTATATTGGTGGAGTAGGCATCTACGCATCTGCAAATGATATGTTAAAATGGGGTCAGTCTTTTTATTCTACTAAACTCATATCCAATGAAACCTTGAACAAAGCTTACGAAAAACATCACTATAACAATGGCGAGGAAAGTCATATAAGCTTAGGCGGTTGGATGTACTGGAAGGGGTACGACAATCTTATTTTTAAAAATGGGGAATGGGTGGCAAACCAATCACTACTCTGGCGTGATCTTGATAGAAAAACGACGATTATCATTTTAAACAATCGAAAAAGTAAAATATCTAAGTTTGAAATGATGGATCTGATTTTACCAATACTTGGATATGACTTAGGAAAATCCTGA
- a CDS encoding helix-turn-helix domain-containing protein — translation MPASQLFLIIISGLGVIHGLFLAIFLWAYPKGNRLANRLLATLLIVLSFRVGKSVFLEFLENLDAKFIFIGLGTMMAIGPLFYLYARASIDRSFVWTRKLWLHFVPCIFAILFGFWIHEEDMEALPIMFFVFLFFSYYGHFLFYLIWTRLYVSKQRKIGLSDKTYQLMLWLFYGLLIVWLAYFTNLFDDLIPYIVGPILYSLVAYVVSFVVISRGYLDEANQDKYKTTRISDEQMEILFSRVQRAVVDEKQYKNPALTLKSLSASLHVSTQVLSMVINQMSQKNFNAYVNHYRVEEAIGLFKEPENNHLTISAIAYAVGFNSLSSFNSAFKKQTKLTPLAYRNQLTE, via the coding sequence CCGTTTGGCCAACCGACTTCTGGCTACTCTTTTGATTGTTTTGTCGTTTCGAGTGGGCAAATCTGTCTTTCTGGAATTTCTGGAAAATCTGGATGCCAAATTCATCTTTATCGGTTTAGGGACCATGATGGCCATTGGCCCGTTGTTTTATCTCTATGCCAGGGCCAGTATAGATCGTTCATTTGTATGGACGCGAAAATTATGGCTGCATTTTGTACCCTGCATTTTTGCCATTCTTTTTGGTTTCTGGATACATGAGGAAGACATGGAGGCCTTGCCTATCATGTTTTTTGTGTTTCTTTTTTTTAGCTACTACGGTCATTTCTTATTCTACCTGATCTGGACCCGATTGTACGTGTCCAAACAGCGCAAGATTGGGTTGTCAGACAAGACTTATCAACTAATGTTGTGGCTCTTTTATGGTCTGTTGATTGTTTGGTTGGCATACTTTACCAATTTGTTTGATGACTTGATTCCCTATATCGTAGGGCCGATTCTCTATTCCCTCGTGGCATATGTGGTGAGTTTTGTGGTCATATCCAGGGGATATCTGGATGAGGCCAATCAGGACAAATACAAAACTACCCGAATATCGGACGAACAAATGGAAATCTTATTTTCTAGAGTACAGAGGGCTGTCGTAGACGAAAAGCAATACAAGAATCCAGCACTCACGCTCAAGTCCTTGAGTGCGTCGTTGCATGTGAGTACGCAGGTGCTATCGATGGTTATCAATCAGATGAGTCAGAAGAATTTCAATGCCTATGTCAACCATTATCGAGTGGAGGAGGCCATAGGGTTGTTTAAGGAGCCAGAAAACAATCACCTGACGATCTCGGCTATCGCCTATGCAGTGGGTTTTAACAGTCTTTCGAGTTTCAATTCGGCTTTCAAAAAACAAACCAAGCTCACCCCTCTGGCATACAGGAATCAGCTGACTGAATGA
- a CDS encoding IPT/TIG domain-containing protein encodes MYKNLSNKIKKSSLWLLASMIMVSAISSCSDDESNEPRIPTITSLSATSGEPGEDVTITGTDLGEALSVTFGAGTATVVSNTETEIVATIPEDGTTGKVTVRTEGGVAESAQEFTVIIVGAVIVEGISPMSAQVGEEVTITGVDFATVSSVHIGDVAASIVSNDETSAVITVPEGAALGLSSLTIVNDGGSTTTSSETNAFYVIKMLAPEYRMTFDNDDVELSYSGSPDTEESTVYGRSDDVSNVADVATALPAAIDGTFFHMEGYSSTDFSGSYVCYVGTPTQEVGTYADFFGDALAQDIYFNIQLHVGDLPEGYTGAEDDGQMVAGLRFRFADDYYEYNPTLQDLSDMGFEANEDGWISISVPATLFEDRAALGEFSFADMNRIGVSVRRAYGGGTTLPLSDDPDAIFYSMSFDNVSVSIGGPVSF; translated from the coding sequence ATGTACAAAAACTTATCTAATAAAATCAAGAAAAGTAGTCTTTGGCTACTCGCTAGCATGATCATGGTTTCGGCCATTAGCTCCTGTAGCGATGACGAGTCTAACGAACCCCGCATCCCTACTATTACTTCACTAAGCGCTACCAGCGGTGAGCCAGGAGAAGATGTAACCATCACGGGAACGGATTTAGGCGAGGCACTTTCTGTCACCTTCGGAGCAGGTACTGCTACGGTAGTTTCTAATACTGAGACTGAAATCGTAGCAACCATTCCTGAAGATGGCACTACAGGTAAAGTGACTGTCAGAACAGAAGGGGGAGTTGCAGAAAGTGCTCAGGAATTCACCGTGATCATCGTGGGTGCAGTGATCGTAGAGGGTATCAGCCCTATGTCTGCACAAGTAGGTGAAGAAGTGACTATCACTGGCGTGGATTTCGCTACCGTTTCTTCTGTACACATAGGCGATGTAGCAGCCAGCATCGTCAGCAATGACGAAACATCTGCTGTCATAACCGTGCCTGAAGGCGCTGCACTGGGCCTTAGCAGCCTCACTATTGTCAATGACGGTGGCTCAACGACGACTTCTAGTGAAACCAATGCCTTTTATGTCATCAAAATGTTGGCTCCCGAATACAGAATGACTTTTGACAATGACGATGTAGAACTATCATACTCTGGAAGTCCTGATACAGAAGAGTCTACTGTATATGGCAGAAGCGATGATGTGAGTAACGTAGCTGATGTAGCGACTGCATTGCCTGCTGCAATAGATGGTACTTTCTTCCACATGGAAGGCTACAGCAGCACAGATTTTTCAGGTAGTTATGTATGCTATGTTGGGACACCTACACAGGAGGTAGGGACCTATGCCGACTTCTTCGGTGATGCCCTGGCGCAGGATATTTATTTCAACATCCAATTGCATGTGGGAGACTTACCTGAAGGATACACAGGTGCTGAGGATGATGGTCAGATGGTAGCTGGATTGAGATTCCGATTTGCAGATGACTACTACGAATACAATCCGACCTTACAAGATTTGAGTGACATGGGTTTTGAAGCGAACGAGGATGGTTGGATCAGCATCTCTGTTCCTGCTACGCTATTCGAGGATCGTGCTGCTTTGGGTGAGTTCAGTTTTGCAGACATGAATCGTATAGGCGTTTCCGTCAGGAGAGCTTATGGTGGCGGAACTACCCTCCCATTGTCTGACGATCCTGATGCCATTTTCTACTCTATGAGTTTTGACAATGTCAGCGTTTCGATTGGTGGGCCTGTGAGTTTCTAA
- a CDS encoding helix-turn-helix transcriptional regulator, translating into MINLHSFLKDGPYIRKLKVSEMLFAEYTCLREETRFGVWSDNNYFAFVTSGKKMWRTIHNDYDANKGDILFIKKGANLVHQFFDDEFCAIFLFIPDEFIQAFLKKYSTFLEAHQPDLSSQDAVLRLHTNELLTNYCQSIQTYLSLDQAPNEDLLKLKFEELLLSLFSDKQNQDLKSYFVSLCQDELYHLTRVMEENYAYNLKLEDYAKLCHMSLSKFKQIFKAHYKDTPAAWLKARKLELAHQKLLHGEMPINQLSLECGFEDPSHFIRVFKQKYEVPPLQYRQSLLDQAS; encoded by the coding sequence ATGATAAACCTTCATTCCTTTCTCAAAGACGGTCCATACATTCGCAAACTGAAAGTGAGCGAGATGCTTTTTGCAGAATACACCTGTCTTAGGGAAGAAACCCGATTTGGGGTTTGGTCTGACAACAACTACTTCGCTTTTGTCACCTCTGGCAAAAAAATGTGGCGAACCATCCACAATGACTATGATGCCAATAAGGGTGACATTCTCTTTATTAAAAAAGGAGCTAATCTGGTTCATCAATTTTTTGATGATGAATTTTGTGCCATATTCTTATTCATCCCTGACGAATTCATCCAGGCTTTCTTGAAAAAGTATTCGACCTTTCTGGAAGCGCATCAGCCAGACCTATCGAGTCAGGATGCTGTCTTGAGGCTTCATACCAATGAACTGCTGACCAACTATTGCCAATCGATTCAGACCTACCTATCTCTGGATCAGGCTCCCAACGAAGACCTGCTCAAACTCAAATTCGAAGAATTGCTACTAAGTCTCTTTAGCGATAAGCAAAATCAGGACCTCAAAAGCTATTTCGTTTCCCTTTGTCAGGACGAGTTGTACCATCTGACCCGAGTGATGGAAGAAAACTATGCCTACAACCTAAAACTAGAGGATTACGCCAAATTGTGCCACATGAGTCTCTCCAAATTCAAGCAAATATTCAAGGCTCACTACAAAGACACGCCAGCGGCATGGCTCAAAGCAAGAAAACTAGAACTGGCGCACCAAAAACTTCTGCATGGCGAAATGCCCATCAATCAGCTTTCCTTGGAATGCGGATTCGAAGATCCATCGCATTTCATCAGAGTATTCAAGCAGAAATATGAAGTCCCTCCCCTGCAATACCGTCAATCCCTACTGGATCAGGCGAGCTAA
- a CDS encoding methyltransferase family protein: MKKYAMFAYSIICYLIGFASILFWILSLNDLIPAISIDRPVELSMPLALLKNLGLVLLFAVPHSVMARKSFKDWITKHIPKPIERSTYVLQAGLLLGLLVWQWSPLGGTIWTVTPGTPLYYSIYVMFFLGWGILFLSTFLINHFDLFGLRQTFLELQNKPYKELNFKVISLYKYVRHPLYMGGIMGLWFTPVMSGTHLVFAISLTAYFFIGALFEERDLKKAFGEKYRAYANKTPMMIPLTKWKNSSNTSTSLTSDQLAEQGQ, encoded by the coding sequence ATGAAAAAGTACGCCATGTTCGCCTATTCGATCATCTGCTATCTGATAGGCTTTGCATCCATATTGTTTTGGATTCTTTCACTCAACGATTTGATACCAGCCATATCTATTGATAGACCTGTAGAACTGAGTATGCCATTGGCTCTTCTCAAGAACCTGGGTCTCGTCCTACTTTTTGCTGTGCCCCATAGCGTGATGGCACGCAAATCATTCAAAGACTGGATCACAAAACACATCCCAAAACCTATAGAGCGAAGCACCTATGTTTTGCAGGCCGGTCTGCTGCTGGGCCTGCTGGTATGGCAATGGTCACCACTGGGAGGTACAATTTGGACAGTCACTCCAGGCACCCCGCTGTACTACAGTATATATGTTATGTTCTTTCTGGGCTGGGGGATATTATTTCTGAGCACCTTTTTGATCAACCATTTTGATCTATTCGGACTGAGACAAACCTTCTTGGAGTTGCAAAACAAGCCCTACAAAGAGCTTAACTTCAAGGTGATTTCGCTGTACAAATATGTAAGACACCCACTCTATATGGGTGGGATAATGGGGCTTTGGTTTACTCCTGTGATGTCAGGAACCCATCTGGTATTCGCAATCAGTCTGACCGCCTATTTCTTCATAGGAGCTCTGTTCGAAGAACGAGATTTGAAGAAGGCCTTTGGAGAGAAATACCGAGCCTATGCCAACAAGACACCGATGATGATACCACTCACCAAATGGAAGAATAGCTCCAACACATCAACAAGCCTAACTTCGGATCAACTGGCTGAACAAGGCCAGTAG
- a CDS encoding methyltransferase family protein, with product MYLFLFFICFYLIVFVLRSLIVWKRTGINPFTFSRTDDAHSSNGNVFKIISILELTLVGLYAFRLDWYDYLLPFWYLESTTLAYVGWGLLFFSLIWIWIAQVQMSRSWRIGIDEVNTTELVTHGLFSFSRNPIFLGIMTANLGLFLILPNAFTLLIVALSTVTINTQIRLEEAFLKLEHGQPYLDYQKKTRRWIGSN from the coding sequence ATGTATTTGTTCCTTTTTTTCATTTGTTTCTATTTGATCGTTTTCGTGCTTCGTTCCTTGATTGTTTGGAAAAGGACAGGCATCAATCCTTTCACCTTTAGCCGCACAGACGATGCACATAGCTCCAATGGCAATGTTTTCAAGATCATTTCGATTCTGGAATTGACGCTCGTAGGTCTCTACGCGTTCCGGCTGGACTGGTACGATTACCTTCTTCCCTTTTGGTACCTGGAGAGTACCACGCTCGCTTATGTAGGTTGGGGATTGCTCTTTTTTTCTTTAATATGGATTTGGATCGCTCAGGTACAAATGTCTCGATCCTGGAGAATAGGAATCGATGAGGTGAACACTACTGAACTGGTGACACACGGTCTATTTTCATTCTCGCGAAACCCCATCTTTCTGGGCATCATGACAGCCAATTTGGGTTTGTTTCTCATCCTCCCCAATGCCTTTACCCTGCTGATAGTCGCACTATCGACAGTGACCATCAATACGCAGATCAGACTCGAAGAAGCATTCCTGAAACTAGAACATGGGCAACCCTATCTAGACTACCAGAAAAAGACCCGGCGTTGGATTGGAAGTAATTAA